A genomic region of Kluyveromyces marxianus DMKU3-1042 DNA, complete genome, chromosome 5 contains the following coding sequences:
- the PPE1 gene encoding phosphoprotein phosphatase methylesterase 1, whose translation MSEDIQRQALLKNFQKAGKMLKINESDLEEDQLGELPSITNSTRGNSSALKSKDSENNSGINERTQEEKNIPNWSNFFTNNETVTIPGRNFTFNTYFKVPKDLNADLKSIPIFLAHHGAGSTGLSFAPLAKTLEEELGSSFGFFSFDARGHGQSKPLDPSAVSYYLDDFIMDFVELIVWYNEKYLKSFDQSKLSLVLVGHSLGGSVCTNTFEHLPEYIRKKTIGVAMLDIVEEMAKFVLTKVDHFLAITPNVFGSVSEAIDWYQSHNYSKVKESAEISVPALFHKTKSGKIVRITNLASFKPYWDSWFNGLSAKFVSLPTSKLLILAGNDNLDKELIVGQMQGKYQLIVFQDSGHFIQEDVPRKCAISLVDFWRRSDNKNVAVKSNWGAASKNP comes from the coding sequence ATGTCCGAGGATATACAACGCCAGGCGTTATTAAAGAACTTTCAGAAAGCAGGaaagatgttgaagatCAATGAATCGGATCTGGAAGAGGACCAACTAGGAGAATTACCGTCTATTACAAATTCTACAAGAGGTAATAGTTCAGCACTAAAGTCTAAGGATTCAGAAAATAACTCCGGTATCAATGAGAGGACCCAAGAGGAGAAGAATATTCCAAACTGGTCGAATTTCTTTACTAATAATGAGACAGTTACAATACCAGGAAGGAACTTTACTTTCAATACCTATTTCAAGGTTCCGAAGGATTTGAATGCTGATCTAAAGTCTATTCCGATATTTTTGGCACATCATGGAGCAGGCTCTACTGGATTGTCGTTTGCGCCATTAGCAAAGAcgttagaagaagaattaggGTCTagttttggattctttTCATTCGACGCAAGAGGTCACGGACAATCGAAACCTTTAGATCCCTCTGCCGTGTCTTATTATTTAGATGATTTTATTATGGACTTTGTCGAACTCATAGTGTGGTATAATgagaaatatttgaagagtTTTGATCAGTCGAAATTGTCGTTGGTATTAGTTGGACATAGTCTCGGTGGAAGTGTGTGTACAAACACATTCGAACACTTACCGGAATATatcagaaagaaaactatAGGTGTCGCTATGCTAGACATAGTGGAGGAGATGGCGAAATTTGTGTTGACTAAAGTGGATCATTTCCTTGCTATTACCCCGAATGTTTTTGGATCTGTCAGTGAAGCCATAGATTGGTACCAGTCTCATAACTACTCCAAAGTGAAAGAGAGTGCGGAGATATCAGTACCTGCTCTATTTCATAAGACTAAGAGCGGTAAAATTGTACGGATTACAAATTTAGCTTCCTTCAAACCATATTGGGATTCGTGGTTTAATGGTTTATCAGCcaaatttgtttctttacCTACCAGTAAACTCCTCATATTGGCAGGTAATGATAACCTTGACAAGGAACTCATAGTGGGTCAAATGCAAGGGAAATATCAGCTCATAGTATTCCAAGACTCTGGCCATTTCATCCAAGAGGATGTTCCTCGTAAATGCGCTATTTCTCTTGTTGATTTCTGGAGAAGAAGCGACAATAAGAACGTCGCTGTTAAAAGCAACTGGGGAGCTGCTAGTAAGAACCCTTGA
- the APE2 gene encoding M1 family metallopeptidase, translated as MSQEQAQVQAQTLPTDFRASHYEVELSELDTDKNTFIGCVSIHIKTNKPSDTISLNMRDIEIVSAVVERENNALLEMQDKTVDAENDVVSLKFSEVISVPTFTLKINYKGIIQTNMSGFYRSDYTDVATGEKKAMFSTQFEATDARRAFPCFDEPSLKATFDICIIAHEKYTVLANMPLKSSKKLQESDQISYRFHTTPLMSTYLVAWAIGEFDYIESETEKDIYPTIDNYNTQDGSSSTHGKLPIKVYTAKGKANQGQFALSVAKKVIDFFSESFEIPYPLPKLDLLCVESYSHNAMENFSLITFRPSALLYDGDLAEADAAALQKIAYVVSHEIAHQWFGNLVTMKWWDELWLNEGFATWIGYLAVEKFFPNWDVPSMVMLQSHEVALELDSLKESHPIKVAVRNAKDIDQVFDSISYLKGCSILEMVGGFLGQDVFLKGVALYLKRHKFSNATMEDLFNCIGEYSGVEVLERCKNWILTIGYPVVTVSESEDPEKLTLTQERFLSGGKPKPEENTTKWWIPLMPSEGDFKIDFSEEITQVPKSAFNHFNSDALGFYRVKYNGENLFKALLSNLEKLSSRGKMGLVSDLEVTGSVQDLLTLISEFSKTQEPQEYYVWSIIFESLKRMKSLLSSDATVKQALNDFTLELIKPSEEKLLEYLDQHKTNSFNKSPESFLSNQFFELLALVAGGASHPETVSKCREMYASKSYSPAFRNVLLQIVLCQPDTTKEVVESVLKELETATLTYKESLLTALGGVQNEELFDTVLNLLLTIEPMDVQFLADALGSNVSIRSKLWAFIKANYTELHKRLAINTIVIDRFLRFSMKDLMGEDVKKEFEQFFADKNLEGFDRGVRQTLERIEKNTRYLKTNQSLVKEYFKL; from the coding sequence ATGTCACAAGAACAAGCACAGGTGCAGGCGCAAACGCTTCCTACGGATTTCAGGGCTTCTCACTATGAAGTTGAGCTAAGCGAGCTTGATACCGATAAGAACACCTTCATCGGGTGTGTTAGCATCCACATCAAGACCAATAAGCCAAGCGATACGATCTCGTTGAACATGAGAGACATCGAGATCGTTTCCGCTGTGGTTGAACGCGAAAATAACGCATTGTTGGAGATGCAAGACAAAACGGTAGATGCCGAGAATGATGTCGTTTCGTTGAAGTTCTCCGAAGTTATCAGCGTCCCAACTTTCACGCTGAAGATCAACTACAAGGGTATCATCCAGACCAACATGTCGGGATTCTACCGTTCTGATTACACTGATGTGGCCACtggtgaaaagaaggcGATGTTTTCTACGCAATTCGAGGCTACTGATGCTCGTAGAGCGTTCCCCTGTTTCGACGAGCCTTCGTTGAAGGCTACGTTCGATATTTGCATTATCGCACACGAAAAGTACACCGTGTTGGCCAATATGCCATTGAAGTCCTCCAAGAAACTGCAAGAATCTGACCAGATCAGCTACAGATTCCACACTACTCCGTTGATGTCAACTTACTTGGTCGCCTGGGCCATCGGTGAATTCGACTATATCGAGTCCGAAACCGAAAAGGACATATACCCTACCATCGACAACTACAACACCCAAGATGGTTCGTCTTCCACACACGGCAAGTTGCCAATCAAGGTGTACACCGCCAAGGGCAAGGCTAACCAGGGTCAATTCGCCCTTTCTGTCGCTAAAAAAGTCATCGACTTCTTTTCCGAATCCTTCGAGATCCCATACCCATTGCCAAAATTGGATTTACTTTGTGTGGAGTCCTACTCGCACAACGCAATGGAGAATTTCTCTTTGATTACGTTCAGACCTTCCGCTTTGTTGTACGACGGTGATCTAGCCGAGGCAGATGCCGCCGCTTTGCAAAAGATTGCCTACGTTGTCTCGCACGAAATTGCTCACCAATGGTTCGGTAACCTTGTCACGATGAAATGGTGGGATGAGCTATGGTTGAACGAGGGTTTCGCTACATGGATCGGTTATTTGGCCGTCGAAAAGTTCTTCCCTAACTGGGATGTCCCATCTATGGTCATGCTTCAATCTCACGAAGTTGCTTTGGAATTGGACTCCTTGAAGGAATCGCACCCAATCAAGGTTGCTGTCAGAAACGCCAAAGATATTGACCAAGTCTTTGACTCAATCTCTTACCTCAAGGGGTGCTCCATTCTTGAAATGGTCGGTGGCTTCTTGGGCCAAGACGTTTTCTTAAAAGGTGTTGCTTTGTACTTGAAGAGACACAAGTTCTCCAACGCTACCATGGAAGACTTGTTCAACTGTATTGGTGAATATTCCGGTGTTGAAGTTCTAGAACGTTGCAAGAACTGGATCTTGACTATCGGTTATCCAGTCGTTACCGTCTCCGAATCTGAAGACCCAGAGAAGTTGACGCTAACTCAAGAAAGATTCTTGTCCGGTGGTaaaccaaaaccagaagaaaacacTACGAAATGGTGGATTCCTTTGATGCCTTCAGAAGGCGACTTCAAAATCGACTTCTCTGAAGAAATTACCCAGGTACCAAAGAGTGCTTTCAACCACTTTAACTCTGACGCTTTAGGATTCTACCGTGTCAAATACAACGGAGAAAACCTATTCAAAGCTCTACTCTCCAATTTGGAGAAGCTATCATCCAGAGGCAAAATGGGTCTCGTCTCTGATCTCGAAGTTACAGGTTCAGTGCAAGATCTCTTAACTTTGATTTCGGAATTTTCAAAGACCCAAGAGCCACAAGAATACTACGTGTGGTCAATCATCTTCGAATCGTTGAAGAGAATGAAGTCCCTTTTGTCTTCTGATGCAACCGTGAAGCAAGCTTTGAATGACTTCACCTTGGAATTGATAAAACcatcagaagaaaaactcTTGGAATATCTCGACCAACATAAGACCAACTCCTTCAACAAGAGTCCAGAATCTTTCTTGAGCAACCAGTTCTTCGAATTGCTTGCTTTGGTGGCTGGCGGTGCATCACACCCAGAAACTGTTTCGAAGTGCAGAGAAATGTACGCAAGCAAATCATACTCTCCTGCATTTAGAAATGTCTTGCTACAAATCGTTCTCTGCCAACCTGACACTACCAAGGAAGTTGTAGAATCtgttttgaaggaattggaaaCTGCTACTTTGACTTACAAAGAAAGCTTACTAACTGCCTTAGGTGGGGTTCAAAACGAAGAACTATTCGACACcgttttgaatttgttgttgacaATTGAACCAATGGATGTTCAATTTTTAGCCGATGCATTAGGATCCAACGTGTCGATCCGTTCCAAGTTGTGGGCTTTCATAAAGGCCAACTATACCGAATTGCACAAAAGACTAGCCATCAATACCATTGTCATTGACAGATTCTTGAGATTCTCGATGAAGGATCTAATGGGCGAGGACgtcaagaaagaattcGAACAATTCTTTGCTGATAAGAACTTGGAAGGTTTCGACAGAGGTGTGAGACAAACTTTGGAGAGAATCGAAAAGAACACTCGCTACTTGAAAACCAACCAATCCCTAGTCAAAGAATATTTCAAGCTTTGA
- the MRPL35 gene encoding mitochondrial 54S ribosomal protein mL38, with the protein MFQRGFHQSVKSLERTVVWKDFSKRSPSLSIASESVKKYIFEGGKSEDGKVMGPPSLKRRFNRVKYRSPEHIDEMFQLSYEFMSKRAAEIYAKLEKESDGLVRSQLEVEAEKHNPEVQYNFQYHDKLENDRRVIDYDVAVYRHLGLKHWESYGQMLLMQRLESLGVIPDTMATLAPKAEVNLRFPFSTGVNKWIEPGEVLSSSVTSMVPTIKIQEYEHNIDFSKQRYTVLIVNPDEPDLINDSFKTTLTFGLSNLKIDYNDNVVDPRKYDDSQVIASYVPPVPEKNAGKQRFAVWVFRQNGELSVPAMSPADRDYFDIRSFAAEHKLEPVGAHVWRSEWDSNVAAVREKYGLPEGRVFTRVRRTTV; encoded by the coding sequence ATGTTTCAGAGAGGGTTTCACCAGAGCGTGAAAAGCCTTGAGAGAACGGTGGTATGGAAGGACTTTTCGAAGAGATCTCCATCGCTTTCTATTGCATCAGAAAGTGTGAAGAAGTACATATTTGAAGGCGGGAAAAGCGAGGATGGGAAGGTGATGGGCCCACCATCTTTGAAGCGTAGATTCAATCGTGTGAAATACAGATCTCCAGAGCATATTGACGAGATGTTCCAGCTGAGTTACGAGTTTATGAGCAAGAGAGCAGCGGAGATTTATGCGAAATTGGAGAAAGAGAGCGATGGTTTGGTGCGTAGCCAGCTGGAAGTGGAGGCTGAGAAGCACAACCCCGAGGTGCAATACAATTTCCAGTACCATGACAAGCTGGAGAACGACCGTCGGGTGATAGACTACGATGTGGCGGTGTATAGACACTTGGGTTTGAAGCATTGGGAGTCGTACGGACAGATGCTTTTGATGCAGAGATTGGAGTCCTTGGGTGTGATTCCGGATACGATGGCTACGCTTGCGCCTAAGGCGGAGGTGAACTTGCGGTTCCCATTTTCCACTGGTGTGAACAAGTGGATTGAGCCTGGTGAGGTGTTGTCTTCTAGTGTGACGTCGATGGTTCCAACGATAAAGATCCAAGAGTACGAACACAACATTGACTTTTCGAAGCAGAGATACACGGTTCTGATTGTGAACCCTGACGAGCCGGACTTGATCAACGACTCGTTCAAGACGACGCTAACGTTCGGTTTGTCGAACTTGAAGATAGATTATAACGACAACGTTGTGGATCCAAGAAAGTACGATGACTCGCAGGTTATTGCGTCTTACGTGCCACCAGTGCCTGAAAAGAACGCTGGTAAGCAGAGATTTGCCGTATGGGTGTTCAGACAGAACGGCGAGCTGTCGGTGCCAGCCATGTCCCCAGCGGACAGAGACTACTTCGATATCAGATCGTTTGCGGCCGAACATAAGTTGGAGCCCGTTGGTGCTCATGTTTGGAGATCCGAGTGGGATTCGAACGTGGCTGCTGTTAGAGAGAAGTACGGCTTGCCAGAAGGTCGGGTCTTCACAAGAGTCCGTCGCACTACTGTATGA
- the TIM11 gene encoding F1F0 ATP synthase subunit e, whose amino-acid sequence MSTVNVLRYSALALGVAVGLKTDLSLKSAAEKEHEKNELEAQLKLVEKAKAEYAKLHPVKKETAAASSTKIDLEDPNLDYAAVILNAVESLKQ is encoded by the coding sequence ATGTCTACTGTTAATGTTTTGAGGTATTCTGCTTTGGCACTTGGTGTTGCAGTTGGTTTGAAGACTGATTTGTCTTTGAAGAGCGCTGCCGAAAAGGAGCACGAAAAGAACGAATTGGAAGCTCAATTGAAGCTTGTAGAGAAGGCCAAGGCTGAATATGCCAAGCTACACCctgtgaagaaggaaaccGCTGCTGCATCCTCCACCAAGATTGATTTGGAAGACCCTAACTTGGACTATGCAGCCGTTATCTTGAATGCAGTTGAATCTTTGAAGCAATAA
- the PTC7 gene encoding type 2C protein phosphatase PTC7 has product MFVGIRQNAPRALFRSKFPVLVAFLIYVLLTYFGIDYKTLSYRYFSSSAGSNGSNSWSSSSSSYPAASDGLNYNVAVAYQAKDRNEPIYAKLKASLESPTGEDNYFVASRASSDIYAGVADGVGGWANHGYDSSAISRELCNAMKDIALGSGKNIPPKELLSMAYRTISDEGKVKVGGTTAIVAHLHPNGQLNVANLGDSWCGVFRDSKIAFQTEFQTVGFNAPYQLAIIPQKILDDASRNGGSFIMNKPSDADEYSFQLKKNDVVVLATDGVTDNIAVEDMELFLKDRMETDTPLQDITQEFVSKVVTLSKDPTFPSVFSQEYSKLAGQDYLGGKEDDITVVVIRVT; this is encoded by the coding sequence ATGTTCGTTGGAATTCGCCAGAATGCTCCTCGTGCGTTATTCAGAAGTAAGTTTCCTGTGTTGGTTGCTTTCCTAATATACGTCTTACTAACATATTTCGGTATAGATTACAAAACGCTGAGCTATAGATACTTTAGCTCCTCTGCTGGAAGCAACGGCTCGAACTCGTGGtcgtcttcatcttcatcgtatCCTGCTGCATCTGATGGCTTGAACTATAATGTAGCGGTGGCCTACCAGGCGAAGGACCGTAACGAGCCCATCTATGCCAAGTTGAAGGCCAGTCTTGAGTCTCCAACAGGTGAAGACAACTACTTTGTAGCTTCTAGGGCTAGCTCTGACATTTATGCTGGTGTTGCGGACGGTGTTGGTGGCTGGGCCAACCACGGTTATGACTCTAGCGCGATATCTCGTGAATTGTGTAATGCTATGAAGGATATTGCCCTTGGTTCAGGAAAGAACATTCCTCCAAAAGAATTGTTGTCCATGGCATATAGGACGATTTCAGATGAGGGAAAGGTCAAGGTGGGAGGAACTACGGCCATTGTTGCGCATTTGCATCCCAACGGTCAATTAAACGTCGCGAATTTGGGTGATTCCTGGTGCGGTGTGTTCAGAGATTCGAAAATTGCATTCCAAACTGAGTTTCAAACGGTCGGTTTCAATGCTCCCTATCAATTAGCAATCATTCCACAGAAAATATTGGATGATGCTAGCAGAAACGGTGGCTCTTTTATCATGAATAAGCCTTCGGATGCAGACGAGTATTCATTccagttgaagaagaatgatgTAGTTGTTCTTGCCACGGATGGTGTTACTGACAACATCGCAGTTGAAGATATGGAATTATTCTTGAAGGACCGGATGGAAACAGATACTCCACTTCAAGATATCACTCAAGAATTCGTCAGTAAAGTCGTAACACTAAGCAAGGATCCAACTTTCCCTAGTGTTTTTTCACAAGAGTACTCTAAATTGGCAGGTCAAGATTATTTAGGCGgtaaagaagatgatattaCTGTAGTAGTGATTAGGGTTACctaa
- the NMD2 gene encoding Nmd2p, which yields MNNEWRLELNKLNSAAWSGIDVFPNKASKLDSSIKRNTGFIKKLKQGITKDSKGSLITDIAEVSLEKYLSEIISTTNESLLKNSGKTDDIIAAVEVISGLHQRFNSEFTIPLIECFLFVFESSTEEIDSEKDRIARVNVLKNSVRILIELQLTGILPNVEDLNKSKLPSFIANRYAKKEPILFVVLREVLNYKFKEAFTTPVATLIAKRYPQLLSDGETEFDSLIVNLNLKTLLRSLFKIYTDIVFQQVVDSNKKAVKLMKEHQKAQIRTGKESSEYLDSYNEVNPIFERFSAAAVGLAEVFDLTPPEIIDIEEVVQEQQPSVILNEGKEGQQKIWENEETRRFYESLADLSEVHSQFNPDTVPNPEDVNAFFTSLETIETAEQVDEISRNYWAQNLDNRATRKRLMRFFIECKDWSKIALYARFIANNAEYLEEVKNELVNHFDTGLKFQIHNEKMNVKNIIFFAELVKFMLVPGFMIFHKIRSLAVHITVPNNIEILTALFENLGKFLINKPEFRPQMEKMMALIQEKKKDHLLTISNKAALDNLIILIYPPKLNALNQEKLELTPEQHFYKILIRRELGNVSLNTAYKLILKASWKDEKIQKTLFSVFSKPEKVSYQSLPKLANMLTYLFKYYKPFTVRVVDTLLDKIYVGLESGGYNLNMARVAQVKYLTELYNTSFIKFDVLLDTMYKILRFGYPGGQPNPFFINEGDLPDNYFRISLISTILLGMERKSETATKKLNIFIQFFEYYILCKDQPLPKEVSFKTDNVFALFPDFKRSINWQSSYENLIALLKELGINSTKSMEGNDNEGEDEEEEEEDDEDEEGTSEPAGILDEIEQENQLAEDIDALSLSDGSSSDFSSDSDNISADEVDEGEGEEEEEEDDDEDEDEDEDEDEDEDEDEDEDEDDEDDEDEEEDEDDDDDDDDFLIDREKERKRIMEEFEKKLQDDNELKAQAALDKQFQQMMDESLGSIKNETVPTVSIPKHFSIQVSNTSPATNKPKGGKIPFTFLSRSGKKTQAHAINVPSDTKFATEILEEEQRLIEERQKIKSIVMNRNFD from the coding sequence atgaataaTGAGTGGAGATTGGAGTTGAATAAGCTCAATAGTGCTGCATGGTCAGGCATTGATGTCTTTCCTAATAAGGCATCGAAACTTGATTCTAGCATTAAAAGGAACACAGGGTTCATAAAAAAGCTAAAACAGGGTATAACAAAGGACTCTAAAGGTAGTTTAATTACTGATATCGCGGAAGTCTCATTGGAGAAGTATCTCTCGGAGATTATTAGTACGACAAACGAATCGTTGCTAAAAAATTCCGGTAAGACTGATGATATTATAGCAGCAGTTGAAGTAATTAGTGGTCTACATCAGCGGTTCAACAGCGAATTTACCATCCCATTGATAGAgtgttttctctttgtatTTGAAAGTTCcacagaagaaattgattcAGAAAAGGATAGAATTGCCAGAGTTaatgttttgaagaacagTGTTCGGATTTTGATTGAATTGCAACTAACTGGTATTCTTCCAAACGTAGAAGACCTCAATAAATCCAAATTACCTTCCTTCATTGCGAATCGCTATGCTAAAAAGGAGCCAATCCTTTTTGTAGTGCTAAGAGAGGTACTAAACTACAAATTCAAAGAGGCTTTCACCACACCAGTAGCTACTCTAATTGCCAAAAGGTACCCGCAGTTACTTTCAGATGGCGAAACGGAATTTGATAGTTTGATTGTAAATCTTAACTTGAAGACACTTTTGAGGTCcttattcaaaatataCACAGATATTGTGTTCCAACAAGTTGTTGATTCCAATAAAAAAGCCGTAAAGTTGATGAAAGAGCATCAAAAAGCTCAAATTAGAACCGGTAAAGAATCAAGTGAGTACCTAGACTCATATAATGAGGTAAATCCGATATTTGAGCGGTTTTCTGCAGCTGCAGTTGGCTTGGCAGAAGTTTTTGACCTGACCCCACCAGAAATAATAGACATTGAAGAGGTAGTACAGGAGCAACAACCTTCTGTTATTCTTAATGAAGGTAAAGAAGGTCAACAGAAAATATgggaaaatgaagaaaccaGGAGATTTTATGAGAGTTTAGCTGACTTATCTGAAGTACATTCGCAATTCAATCCAGATACGGTACCGAACCCAGAAGATGTAAACGCGTTCTTCACTTCTTTAGAGACAATTGAAACCGCTGAGCAGGTCGATGAGATTAGTCGCAACTATTGGGCTCAGAACCTTGATAACAGAGCAACAAGGAAGAGACTCATGCGATTCTTCATTGAATGCAAAGATTGGAGTAAAATTGCGTTATACGCAAGGTTCATTGCAAACAATGCAGAgtatttggaagaagtaaaaaatGAATTGGTTAATCACTTTGATACAGGTCTCAAGTTTCAAATTCACAATGAGAAAATGAATGTGAAGaacatcattttctttgcagAGTTGGTGAAATTCATGCTAGTACCGGGCTTTATGATATTCCACAAGATTAGATCATTGGCTGTTCATATCACTGTTCCCAATAATATAGAAATCTTAACTGCTCTATTTGAAAATTTGGGGAAATTCTTAATCAATAAGCCAGAGTTCCGTCCTCAAATGGAAAAGATGATGGCACTAATTCaggagaaaaagaaggatcATTTATTAACAATAAGCAACAAAGCAGCCTTGGATAATTTGATTATTTTAATATACCCACCAAAATTGAATGCGCTAAATCAGGAAAAACTAGAACTTACACCAGAACAGCATTTCTATAAAATTTTGATACGCCGTGAACTTGGTAATGTTTCACTAAACACAGCGTATAAACTTATATTAAAAGCATCATGGAAGGatgaaaaaattcaaaagactCTATTCTCAGTCTTTTCGAAGCCAGAAAAGGTTAGTTACCAGTCTTTACCGAAACTAGCAAATATGCTTACCTATTTGTTCAAATATTACAAACCATTTACCGTTCGGGTGGTCGACACTTTACTAGATAAAATTTACGTTGGACTTGAATCTGGAGGATATAACTTGAATATGGCAAGAGTGGCACAGGTCAAGTACCTAACAGAACTTTACAATACTTCTTTTATTAAGTTTGATGTCCTTTTGGATACCATGTACAAAATTCTTCGTTTCGGATATCCAGGTGGACAACCAAATCCATTCTTCATTAATGAGGGTGATCTACCAGATAACTATTTCAGAATATCTTTGATATCAACGATTCTGTTGGGAATGGAGAGAAAGTCTGAGACTGCTACCAAGAAATTGAACATCTTCATACAATTTTTTGAATACTATATTCTCTGTAAAGATCAACCTTTGCCTAAAGAAGTATCTTTCAAAACAGATAATGTATTTGCATTATTCCCAGATTTTAAGAGGTCCATCAATTGGCAAAGTTCTTACGAAAACCTCATTGCTCTGCTGAAAGAACTCGGAATCAATTCTACAAAGTCTATGGAAGGAAATGATAATGAGGgagaagacgaagaagaagaggaagaggacgatgaagacgaagaaggaACCAGTGAACCAGCGGGTATCTTGGATGAAATCGAGCAAGAAAATCAATTGGCGGAAGATATCGATGCCTTATCTCTTTCTGATGGCTCTTCAAGTGACTTCAGTTCCGATTCGGACAATATCTCAGCAGATGAGGTAGATGAAGGAGAAggggaagaagaggaagaagaagatgatgacgaagacgaagacgaggatgaagacgaggatgaagacgaggatgaagatgaagatgaagacgaagatgacgaagacgatgaggatgaggaggaggatgaagacgatgacgacgacgacgacgattTCTTAATCGAcagagaaaaggaaaggaaaagaataatggAAGAATTCGAGAAAAAATTGCAGGACGACAATGAACTAAAGGCCCAAGCTGCTTTAGATAAACAGTTTCAACAAATGATGGATGAATCTCTTGGAAGCATAAAAAACGAAACTGTTCCAACAGTCAGCATCCCAAAAcacttttcaattcaagTATCAAATACCTCGCCTGCCACGAACAAACCTAAAGGTGGTAAGATTCCTTTCACTTTCTTGAGTAGATCAGGGAAGAAGACACAAGCGCATGCGATTAATGTTCCATCTGACACGAAATTTGCAACCGAGATTCTGGAAGAGGAGCAACGTTTGATCGAGGAGCGtcaaaagatcaagagcATTGTCATGAATCGTAATTTTGATTAA